A stretch of Alkalicella caledoniensis DNA encodes these proteins:
- a CDS encoding HAAS signaling domain-containing protein, with the protein MNKNQFLSRLRDNLRGVDGDSLKEIMYDYEEHFTIGLENGKTEEEISASLGDPEAIAAQYKYENAVKTAETNRRPVNLLKAILAGVGLGFFNLVFVLGIYIGIVASIFAFFVSSIAIAFAGTVLIIQSFLPFTIGLVTVPFILEGLLPKAALFFFGLGTTALGLLMTVIFVKIGQGVYNLTLKYLQANISIIKKAGEFNEV; encoded by the coding sequence ATGAATAAGAATCAATTCCTATCTAGGCTTAGGGATAACCTCAGAGGTGTAGATGGAGATTCGCTAAAGGAAATTATGTATGATTATGAGGAACATTTTACAATTGGTTTGGAAAATGGAAAAACAGAGGAAGAAATATCTGCAAGCCTAGGAGACCCTGAGGCCATAGCCGCACAGTACAAGTATGAAAATGCTGTTAAAACTGCTGAAACCAATAGAAGGCCAGTAAATCTGTTGAAGGCTATCTTGGCTGGGGTGGGGCTGGGATTTTTCAATCTTGTTTTTGTACTTGGTATATATATTGGTATAGTTGCTAGTATCTTTGCATTTTTTGTTTCATCCATAGCTATTGCCTTTGCGGGTACAGTACTAATAATTCAATCATTTTTGCCATTTACAATAGGTTTGGTCACTGTGCCATTCATTTTAGAGGGGCTACTACCTAAAGCTGCGTTATTTTTCTTTGGATTAGGTACAACAGCTCTGGGATTATTGATGACAGTTATATTTGTAAAAATAGGTCAAGGGGTATATAACCTTACACTTAAATACCTTCAGGCCAATATTTCAATAATTAAAAAGGCGGGTGAATTTAATGAGGTTTAA
- a CDS encoding PadR family transcriptional regulator: protein MITQFKKGALEICVLSLLNKKDCYGYEIVEIISRGIEVSEGTIYPLLRRLTKEDYCSTYLKESNEGPPRKYYTITDEGIDYYEDLLSQWKDFHNNVNYILDIDLKGDKEHE from the coding sequence ATGATAACACAATTTAAAAAAGGAGCATTGGAGATTTGTGTCCTATCCTTACTTAATAAAAAGGATTGCTATGGGTACGAAATTGTAGAAATAATTTCTCGAGGGATAGAGGTATCAGAGGGAACTATATACCCACTTTTGAGGAGGCTAACAAAGGAAGATTACTGTAGTACTTATCTAAAAGAATCCAATGAAGGACCACCTAGAAAATATTATACAATTACTGATGAAGGAATAGATTATTATGAAGACTTACTATCACAATGGAAAGATTTTCATAATAACGTTAACTATATCTTGGATATAGATTTGAAGGGGGACAAAGAACATGAATAA
- a CDS encoding ABC transporter permease: MGVIKFALYVLTLLSFLVFYVYGGKVVIGYISNIEVAVICGIVLVALYQIIKNIREKKIKVLETLKNNFGVDQGTLKRKSKIFIRKFFKYKAVWFAIFVLVIFTIMAYRPEIFMKHPYEILYRYTELRDMSFAPSLTHPFGLHPSGYDNLTIMAINARNVLNTPLLAALYSVIIGVMLGTIAGYFKGFVDKILMLIVESMLAFAPIMLFLLVLMVFRHPDIRIWMFSIFGGCTLAKIIRAELFSLREREFVQQAKAAGCSEFEIIFRHLLPNCISSILLQTSNFVGQVLMYDAMLAFLGFGGSGWAQVMGGLFRRYQGYVVRVAPWTVAISGLLIFVLIISVNIIGEALRGAMEVKENA, from the coding sequence ATGGGAGTAATAAAATTTGCACTATATGTACTTACGCTTTTATCATTTTTAGTTTTTTATGTTTACGGAGGAAAGGTAGTCATAGGCTATATTTCTAATATTGAAGTGGCTGTTATATGTGGGATAGTTTTAGTAGCCCTTTACCAAATAATTAAAAACATAAGAGAGAAAAAAATAAAGGTGTTAGAGACACTGAAAAATAACTTTGGTGTTGATCAGGGAACATTAAAACGAAAATCAAAGATATTTATTAGAAAATTTTTTAAATATAAAGCGGTGTGGTTTGCAATATTTGTCCTGGTGATTTTTACAATTATGGCATATAGACCAGAAATATTTATGAAACATCCATACGAAATTCTATATCGCTATACGGAGCTTAGGGATATGAGCTTTGCCCCATCTTTAACACACCCCTTTGGCTTACACCCATCTGGATATGATAACCTTACAATAATGGCTATTAATGCTAGAAATGTATTAAACACGCCCCTTTTGGCAGCACTATATAGCGTAATAATAGGTGTAATGCTAGGAACCATAGCTGGTTATTTTAAGGGATTTGTGGATAAAATTTTGATGTTAATTGTTGAAAGCATGCTGGCCTTTGCTCCCATTATGCTGTTTTTACTGGTGCTAATGGTTTTTCGCCATCCAGACATAAGGATATGGATGTTTTCCATTTTCGGTGGATGCACTTTGGCCAAGATTATAAGGGCAGAGCTTTTCTCCTTAAGGGAGAGAGAATTTGTACAGCAGGCAAAGGCTGCGGGGTGTAGTGAATTTGAGATTATATTTAGACACTTGCTGCCAAACTGTATTTCGTCCATTCTTCTCCAAACCTCAAATTTTGTAGGTCAAGTTCTTATGTATGATGCAATGCTTGCATTTTTAGGGTTTGGTGGTAGTGGATGGGCACAGGTTATGGGAGGCCTCTTTAGAAGATATCAAGGGTATGTAGTAAGGGTGGCACCTTGGACAGTGGCTATTTCTGGGCTATTAATATTCGTACTGATTATAAGTGTAAATATCATTGGTGAAGCTTTAAGGGGAGCTATGGAGGTGAAGGAAAATGCGTAG
- a CDS encoding tetratricopeptide repeat protein yields MTLSVGENLYYIRRKYKLRQHQIVEGTVSRNLISMIEHGKTPLLESVAKTIATNINKLIRDKHPSVYIDSDDLLNPSRYQAKNVADIYAAKIRNAIAEKWELSDSTVLEMEEFLNLWNLTDKKVAIYELLGDLYYSLNDVEKEYLYYNKAFDNALAYKGIKEKYKIVGKLIHNCIVSEKNREVIRLASLITSIEKDISPPYLKSIYYNSAIAYKRVREFNNSILSLEKAKHYTSLEETKLLYGIYLLEGNCYKERGEFAKAIECYKEALTFDLDVESKCHIYTNIIDIYIKEDKPHEYYKYIENVLKLESTEEFITHTGVKVYYMMGSFFRKLSDVVKAEEYFLKAMELIKKKNNRSLHFKQTLIDLFELYNQTGDNKKQIGLINSVKEIIDSGHVEINSDTVLLMKYVLLLLERQDGATAKELILKTIDKGGVLDVLS; encoded by the coding sequence ATGACACTAAGTGTAGGAGAAAATCTATATTATATTAGAAGAAAGTATAAATTAAGACAACACCAAATTGTAGAAGGTACTGTATCTAGGAACCTTATTAGTATGATAGAACATGGTAAGACACCCCTCCTTGAATCTGTTGCCAAAACCATCGCCACTAATATAAATAAGTTGATTAGGGACAAGCATCCCTCAGTATATATCGACTCCGATGATTTACTCAACCCTTCTAGATACCAAGCAAAAAATGTTGCTGATATCTATGCAGCTAAGATAAGAAATGCCATAGCTGAGAAATGGGAGTTAAGTGATTCTACGGTCTTAGAGATGGAAGAATTTTTAAACCTTTGGAATCTAACAGATAAAAAGGTTGCTATTTATGAGCTTTTAGGAGATTTGTATTATTCTTTAAATGATGTAGAGAAAGAGTACCTTTACTATAATAAGGCTTTTGACAATGCTTTAGCTTATAAAGGGATAAAGGAAAAGTACAAAATTGTAGGGAAGTTGATACATAACTGTATAGTTAGTGAGAAGAACCGGGAAGTGATCAGACTTGCATCTTTAATTACTTCTATAGAGAAAGATATTTCTCCCCCTTATCTAAAGTCCATCTACTATAATTCAGCCATAGCTTACAAAAGAGTAAGGGAATTTAACAATTCTATATTGTCATTAGAAAAAGCTAAACACTATACCTCACTAGAAGAAACAAAACTTTTATATGGGATATATCTGTTAGAAGGCAATTGTTATAAAGAGAGAGGAGAATTTGCAAAGGCAATAGAGTGTTACAAAGAAGCTTTGACATTTGACCTAGATGTTGAAAGCAAATGCCATATTTATACTAATATAATTGATATCTACATAAAGGAAGATAAACCCCATGAGTACTATAAATATATAGAAAACGTTTTAAAGTTAGAAAGTACTGAAGAATTCATAACACATACAGGTGTTAAGGTTTACTACATGATGGGTAGCTTCTTTAGAAAACTAAGTGATGTAGTAAAAGCAGAAGAGTATTTTTTAAAAGCAATGGAGCTCATCAAGAAAAAAAACAATAGAAGTCTTCATTTTAAACAAACATTGATAGACCTTTTCGAGCTTTATAATCAAACAGGTGACAATAAAAAACAAATCGGTTTAATTAATAGTGTTAAGGAAATTATTGACTCCGGCCATGTTGAGATAAACTCCGATACTGTTTTACTAATGAAATATGTTCTTTTGCTCTTAGAAAGACAAGATGGTGCCACTGCTAAAGAACTTATTTTAAAAACCATAGATAAGGGAGGTGTTTTGGATGTCCTTTCTTAG
- a CDS encoding sodium ion-translocating decarboxylase subunit beta: MLDHLLDFFNQTALLNISSKEIIMLIISLLLMYMAIYKKYEPLLLLPIAFGMFLTNFPLSNLMADGESPGLLYILYQGVRLNIYPPLIFIGVGAMTDFGPLIANPKTMFLGAAAQFGIFFTLIGSIFLGFDIKEAAAIGIIGGADGPTAIFLTNALAPHLIGSIAIAAYSYMALVPIIQPPVIKLLTSKEERKIKMQELREVSKQERIVFPLTVALICGFIIPQSLPLVGCLMFGNLLKESGVTQRLANTAENQLNNIVVIFLGLSVGATATAKGFLNIDTLKIILLGLVAFTVGTAFGVIMGKIMCKLTKGQINPIIGSAGVSAVPMAARVSQQVGQKANPENYLLMHAMGPNVAGVIGSAVAAGILLSLLG, from the coding sequence GTGTTAGACCATTTACTGGATTTTTTTAACCAAACAGCATTACTAAATATTTCTTCTAAAGAGATTATCATGCTAATCATATCATTGCTACTTATGTATATGGCCATATATAAAAAATATGAGCCTCTACTTCTTCTTCCCATTGCCTTTGGAATGTTTTTAACTAACTTCCCCTTAAGCAACTTGATGGCCGATGGTGAAAGCCCAGGGCTTTTGTATATTTTGTATCAAGGGGTAAGATTAAATATATATCCACCATTGATATTTATAGGGGTAGGTGCCATGACAGACTTCGGACCATTGATAGCTAATCCAAAGACTATGTTTTTAGGAGCCGCGGCCCAATTCGGAATATTTTTTACATTAATTGGTTCAATCTTTTTAGGCTTTGATATTAAAGAAGCTGCAGCAATAGGGATAATCGGTGGGGCTGACGGACCAACTGCCATATTTCTAACGAACGCCTTAGCACCCCATCTTATCGGTTCAATCGCTATAGCTGCATACTCCTATATGGCTTTGGTTCCCATAATACAACCTCCTGTCATAAAGCTTTTAACCAGTAAAGAAGAAAGAAAAATCAAGATGCAAGAGCTTAGGGAAGTGTCTAAACAAGAGCGAATTGTATTTCCCCTGACAGTTGCCCTAATTTGTGGATTTATAATTCCTCAATCTCTGCCTTTGGTGGGCTGTTTGATGTTTGGGAATCTTTTAAAGGAAAGTGGAGTAACCCAAAGGCTTGCAAATACAGCGGAAAATCAACTTAATAACATAGTTGTAATTTTTTTGGGGCTATCAGTGGGAGCGACTGCCACAGCCAAAGGGTTTTTAAACATAGACACACTAAAAATTATCTTACTTGGGCTAGTTGCATTTACTGTAGGTACTGCCTTTGGTGTGATTATGGGTAAGATTATGTGTAAATTAACAAAAGGTCAGATAAACCCTATTATAGGGTCTGCAGGAGTATCTGCAGTACCCATGGCCGCTAGGGTAAGCCAACAGGTGGGTCAAAAAGCCAACCCAGAAAACTACCTATTAATGCATGCCATGGGTCCTAACGTGGCTGGTGTTATAGGGTCAGCAGTGGCAGCAGGAATACTGTTAAGTTTACTGGGGTAA
- a CDS encoding biotin/lipoyl-containing protein produces the protein MKRYKVKVNSKEYIVEIEEMDEAVVESQHQEKPMLSESPVTESNNHSEVDTSKNIVTAPMAGNILKVEFKPQDKVNKGDVLFILEAMKMENEITANVNKTIKKVLVQEGDIVKTKQPLLEFEE, from the coding sequence ATGAAAAGATACAAAGTTAAGGTTAATAGTAAGGAGTATATAGTGGAAATAGAGGAGATGGATGAGGCTGTTGTAGAAAGCCAACACCAAGAAAAACCTATGCTCAGTGAGAGTCCCGTCACTGAATCAAACAATCATAGTGAAGTTGATACTAGCAAAAACATCGTTACAGCACCCATGGCAGGAAATATTTTAAAAGTGGAATTCAAGCCCCAAGATAAAGTAAATAAGGGAGATGTGTTATTCATTCTAGAGGCCATGAAAATGGAAAATGAAATAACAGCAAATGTCAACAAAACCATAAAAAAGGTCCTGGTACAGGAAGGTGATATTGTTAAGACAAAGCAGCCCCTCTTGGAATTTGAAGAATAG
- a CDS encoding acyl-CoA carboxylase subunit beta: MDLNDLREKIHQGGGPKRIEKQHQKGKMTARERIEFLLDKKSFVELNTFVTHQNPDLGELPGEGVVTGYGTINSKMVYIFAQDFTVSGGALGKMHAQKICNVMDLAAQSGCPIIGLNDSGGARIQEGVDSLHGYGEIFYRNTIFSGVIPQISVIMGPCAGGAVYSPAITDFILMSRDTSQMFITGPEVIKSVTGEKVNFQELGGADVHSSLSGVAHLVGDNERATLNLLKKLLRYIPQNNLEVPAKMGFTRPRKKASAVVPKNPNQGYDVVELIESIVDDTSFLEIHKGFAKNAVVGFATMEGNVVGVVANQPKFMAGCLDIDSSDKIARFVRFLDSFNIPLLTFVDVPGYLPGVGQEHQGIIRHGAKVLYSYADATIPKITVVVRKGYGGSFVAMGSKALKADMVYAWPQSEIAVMGPKGAVNILYKEELKNLNKQEQEIKRDELLKKYIDKFANPFVAASKGMVDEVINPDETRDYILNSLMLLAKKQTSKPSKKHGNIPL, from the coding sequence ATGGATCTAAATGACCTTAGGGAAAAGATTCATCAAGGTGGAGGGCCAAAGAGGATTGAAAAACAACACCAAAAAGGAAAAATGACAGCACGGGAAAGAATAGAATTCCTATTAGACAAAAAATCCTTTGTGGAGTTAAATACATTTGTGACACACCAAAATCCTGATCTAGGTGAATTGCCAGGGGAAGGGGTTGTAACAGGGTACGGAACTATAAACAGCAAGATGGTGTATATCTTCGCCCAAGATTTCACTGTATCTGGTGGGGCCCTTGGCAAAATGCACGCACAGAAAATATGTAATGTTATGGATCTAGCTGCACAAAGTGGTTGCCCCATAATAGGATTAAACGACTCCGGCGGAGCAAGGATTCAAGAAGGTGTGGACTCTCTGCATGGATATGGAGAAATATTTTACAGAAACACAATATTCTCAGGGGTGATACCACAAATATCTGTTATTATGGGTCCATGTGCAGGAGGAGCTGTCTATTCACCTGCCATCACGGACTTTATTCTTATGTCAAGGGATACATCCCAGATGTTTATAACAGGTCCGGAGGTTATAAAATCAGTGACAGGGGAAAAAGTGAATTTCCAAGAATTAGGGGGGGCCGATGTTCACAGTAGTTTAAGCGGAGTGGCTCACCTAGTAGGAGATAATGAACGGGCAACGTTAAATCTACTTAAAAAACTCCTAAGATATATTCCTCAAAATAATTTAGAAGTTCCTGCTAAAATGGGTTTTACACGGCCACGAAAAAAAGCATCGGCAGTTGTCCCCAAAAATCCCAACCAAGGCTATGATGTTGTGGAGTTAATTGAATCCATTGTTGATGATACAAGTTTTTTGGAGATTCATAAGGGATTTGCTAAAAACGCTGTGGTAGGATTCGCCACAATGGAAGGAAATGTAGTAGGGGTAGTTGCAAACCAACCTAAATTTATGGCTGGTTGCCTAGATATAGATTCTTCTGATAAAATAGCAAGATTTGTTAGATTTTTAGACTCCTTTAACATACCCCTTTTGACTTTTGTGGATGTCCCAGGGTACTTGCCTGGTGTGGGGCAAGAACACCAAGGAATTATAAGACATGGGGCAAAAGTTCTTTATAGTTACGCAGACGCCACAATTCCTAAAATAACTGTTGTTGTTCGCAAGGGTTATGGGGGCTCCTTTGTGGCAATGGGTAGTAAAGCTCTGAAGGCAGATATGGTGTACGCATGGCCACAATCAGAAATAGCTGTCATGGGACCAAAGGGAGCAGTGAATATACTATATAAAGAAGAGCTAAAAAACCTAAATAAACAAGAACAAGAAATTAAGAGAGATGAACTACTTAAAAAGTATATAGATAAATTTGCTAACCCCTTTGTTGCTGCGTCTAAAGGGATGGTAGATGAAGTGATCAATCCTGATGAAACAAGGGACTATATTTTAAACTCCCTAATGCTTTTAGCAAAAAAACAAACATCTAAACCATCCAAAAAACATGGCAATATCCCTTTGTAG
- the mce gene encoding methylmalonyl-CoA epimerase: protein MLKEIDHVAIAVDDFDKMVEFYSDKLQMELKKIEVVEDQGIKAAFFEIGSVKIELIAPIDEDSTVAKFLKKKGPGFHHIAYKVSDIENSIQELKEQGLEMINETPKIGANNKKIAFIHPKSTAGVLTEICQQG from the coding sequence TTGCTAAAGGAGATTGATCATGTTGCAATCGCTGTAGATGATTTTGACAAAATGGTAGAGTTTTACTCAGATAAATTACAGATGGAGTTGAAGAAAATAGAGGTAGTGGAAGATCAGGGGATAAAGGCTGCCTTTTTTGAGATTGGCTCAGTAAAAATTGAGCTTATAGCTCCCATTGACGAAGATAGTACAGTGGCTAAGTTTTTAAAGAAAAAGGGGCCAGGTTTTCACCATATAGCATACAAGGTCAGTGACATTGAAAACAGTATACAAGAACTTAAAGAACAAGGGTTAGAAATGATAAACGAGACTCCAAAGATAGGTGCAAACAACAAGAAAATAGCCTTTATACACCCAAAAAGTACAGCTGGGGTCCTGACTGAAATATGTCAGCAAGGGTAG
- a CDS encoding GTP-binding protein, giving the protein MHKYMPLVKILNGIEKDDQGTILEIDKEELVTHKSTVIGITGPPGAGKSTLLADMLKNYLAHGEKIAVLLIDPSDSITGGAFLGDRIRFNNLPLHPNLFIRSVASRGFLGGVSLYTPLYIKAFIKLGFDKIFIETVGSGQNEVDIYTIADTSLYITSPDIGDSIQVLKGGSMNNFDIIVINKSDIHGSNRTEALLKRNTNLLGNRGTLRIVKHQKGRDSSLAEIFEHIEATLNSTDKVSKRKKLAKYYQINILKEQIERFLQKELQPVESDGSNTIIDTINLIKEKFKGGDIFAKGD; this is encoded by the coding sequence ATGCATAAATATATGCCCCTAGTTAAGATTCTTAATGGTATAGAAAAGGATGATCAAGGAACAATTTTAGAAATTGATAAGGAAGAATTGGTAACTCACAAAAGTACAGTAATAGGTATAACCGGACCTCCAGGAGCAGGGAAAAGTACCCTGTTGGCAGATATGTTAAAGAACTATTTAGCCCACGGTGAAAAAATAGCTGTATTATTGATTGATCCTTCTGACTCAATTACGGGAGGGGCATTTTTAGGTGACCGTATAAGGTTTAATAATCTACCCCTACACCCTAACTTATTTATAAGAAGTGTAGCATCAAGGGGATTCTTAGGTGGTGTATCTTTGTATACGCCATTGTATATTAAGGCATTTATTAAATTGGGATTTGATAAGATATTCATAGAAACTGTAGGGTCTGGGCAAAACGAAGTAGACATTTATACAATTGCTGACACTAGTTTATATATCACATCTCCAGACATAGGTGATAGTATACAAGTACTAAAGGGTGGAAGTATGAACAATTTTGACATTATAGTTATTAACAAAAGTGACATACATGGTTCTAACAGAACAGAAGCACTGCTAAAAAGAAATACAAATCTTTTAGGTAATAGAGGGACTCTTCGGATTGTTAAACATCAAAAGGGTAGGGACAGTTCACTAGCAGAAATATTTGAGCATATAGAAGCTACATTAAACTCAACTGACAAAGTTTCCAAAAGAAAGAAGCTAGCTAAGTATTATCAAATAAATATATTGAAAGAACAAATAGAGAGATTTCTGCAAAAAGAGCTTCAACCAGTAGAATCAGATGGTTCCAATACTATTATAGATACCATCAATTTAATAAAGGAGAAATTTAAAGGAGGGGATATTTTTGCTAAAGGAGATTGA
- a CDS encoding cobalamin B12-binding domain-containing protein translates to MTNIKVLVAKPGLDGHDRGAKVVARGLMEHGMEVVYTGIRQTPEKIVNTAIQEGVDVIGLSCLSGAHNHLFSKIMMLLQESQYQCLVVGGGIIPKKDIPYLLDQGLDKIFIPGTSIKEMVDFIKGKLNA, encoded by the coding sequence ATGACAAATATCAAAGTTCTAGTGGCAAAGCCTGGGTTAGATGGTCATGACAGGGGAGCTAAGGTTGTAGCTCGGGGGTTGATGGAACATGGCATGGAAGTGGTATATACAGGTATAAGGCAAACACCTGAAAAAATCGTAAACACAGCCATTCAAGAAGGAGTGGATGTAATTGGATTAAGCTGTTTATCTGGAGCCCATAACCACCTCTTTAGTAAGATAATGATGCTATTACAAGAAAGCCAATACCAATGCCTAGTAGTAGGAGGGGGGATAATCCCCAAAAAAGATATACCTTACCTACTGGATCAAGGTTTAGATAAAATATTCATCCCTGGAACATCCATAAAAGAGATGGTGGACTTTATCAAGGGGAAATTAAATGCATAA
- a CDS encoding acyl-CoA mutase large subunit family protein — protein sequence MEDRIGKPGQYPYTRGIYPNMYEGRLWTMRQYAGFSSARLTNQRFKYLLEKGQTGLSVAFDLPTQLGLDSDDQLSYGEVGKVGVAIDSLADMEILLDGIPLDKISTSMTINSTAMILLAMYIAVGEKQGVPADKISGTIQNDILKEYVARGTYVFPPGPSVKIINDIFSYCSKNVPKFNTISISGYHIREAGATAEQEIGLTFANAIEYLKNAKKLGLDLDVIAPRISFFFNCHLDFLEEIAKFRAARRLWAKIMKERFGVKNPKSMMLRFHTQTAGSTLTQQKPHYNIVRVTLQALAAVLGGTQSLHTNSMDEALSLPSEQAVEIALATQQMIAYESGVTKTVDPFGGSYAIEKMTDELEEKIKEVIGKIEEVGGAVKAIELGIPQEMIEDSSYKYQLELENKEKIVVGLNKFANEEDVEIQGGEFPDGTQEQIEQLQQVRNNRNEDEVKEILINLKQACLDNINIFPQILEAVKKYCTIGEITSTLKEVYGEYVP from the coding sequence ATGGAAGATAGGATAGGTAAACCAGGCCAATACCCATATACTAGGGGAATATATCCCAATATGTATGAGGGAAGGCTTTGGACAATGAGGCAGTATGCAGGTTTTTCATCTGCCAGACTAACTAACCAAAGATTTAAATACCTCCTAGAAAAGGGCCAAACAGGCCTAAGTGTAGCCTTTGACCTTCCCACACAGCTAGGTTTAGACTCAGACGATCAATTAAGCTACGGAGAAGTTGGTAAAGTTGGGGTAGCCATTGACTCCCTTGCAGATATGGAAATCCTCTTAGATGGCATACCACTAGATAAAATAAGTACTTCAATGACCATAAATAGTACAGCTATGATTCTTTTGGCCATGTATATAGCAGTTGGTGAAAAACAAGGGGTGCCAGCAGATAAAATAAGTGGAACCATACAAAATGATATTTTAAAGGAATACGTGGCAAGGGGAACATATGTGTTCCCCCCTGGCCCTTCAGTGAAAATAATCAACGATATATTTTCCTACTGCAGCAAAAATGTACCGAAGTTTAACACAATAAGCATTAGTGGCTACCACATAAGGGAAGCTGGCGCCACAGCAGAGCAAGAGATTGGCCTTACCTTCGCAAATGCCATAGAGTACCTAAAAAATGCTAAAAAACTAGGGTTAGACCTAGATGTAATTGCTCCTAGGATTTCATTCTTTTTTAATTGCCATTTAGATTTTTTAGAAGAAATAGCGAAATTTCGAGCAGCTAGAAGGTTGTGGGCAAAAATCATGAAGGAAAGATTTGGAGTTAAAAACCCTAAATCCATGATGCTTAGGTTTCACACCCAAACAGCAGGATCTACTCTTACCCAACAAAAGCCCCATTACAATATTGTGAGGGTTACCCTACAGGCTTTAGCTGCGGTACTAGGAGGAACCCAATCACTTCATACAAATTCCATGGATGAAGCACTAAGTCTACCATCAGAACAAGCAGTGGAGATTGCCCTAGCAACTCAACAGATGATAGCCTATGAAAGTGGAGTTACTAAGACAGTGGATCCCTTTGGTGGTAGCTATGCCATAGAAAAAATGACCGATGAACTAGAAGAGAAAATAAAGGAAGTTATAGGAAAGATTGAGGAGGTAGGAGGTGCTGTAAAGGCAATTGAATTAGGAATTCCCCAGGAAATGATAGAAGACAGTAGCTACAAATATCAACTGGAATTGGAGAACAAAGAGAAAATTGTAGTTGGTTTAAATAAGTTTGCCAATGAAGAGGATGTGGAAATACAAGGGGGTGAGTTTCCAGATGGAACCCAAGAACAAATTGAGCAATTGCAGCAAGTAAGGAATAATAGAAACGAAGATGAAGTTAAAGAGATCCTTATAAATCTAAAACAAGCTTGCCTTGATAATATAAACATCTTCCCACAAATACTGGAGGCAGTGAAAAAATATTGCACAATAGGGGAGATAACCTCAACCCTCAAAGAGGTATATGGGGAGTATGTGCCTTAA
- a CDS encoding 2-oxoacid:acceptor oxidoreductase family protein encodes MNRKRKELFIAGSGGQGIILAGHILSKAASLKGLKVTQTQNYGPEARGGSSKCEVIISMRDIAFPKVTKPDIAVFLTTASYEKFVGSIKENTLVLMDGLARGKGESVPFRGTCRQYFDTELFANSILLGYLAARFNLAEKEYFYQALELLIPAAMEKNKEAFKIGYRMGKEVI; translated from the coding sequence ATGAATCGTAAACGAAAGGAATTATTCATTGCCGGTTCCGGAGGGCAAGGAATAATACTTGCAGGTCATATTCTCTCTAAAGCAGCAAGCCTAAAAGGGTTAAAGGTAACTCAAACTCAAAACTACGGACCAGAGGCCCGGGGCGGTTCTAGTAAATGTGAAGTTATAATTAGTATGAGGGATATAGCTTTCCCAAAGGTAACAAAGCCCGATATAGCAGTTTTTTTAACTACTGCATCATATGAGAAATTCGTAGGATCTATCAAAGAAAACACTTTAGTACTAATGGATGGGCTAGCTAGGGGAAAAGGGGAGTCAGTGCCATTTAGGGGGACATGTAGGCAATATTTTGACACAGAGTTATTTGCAAATTCCATATTACTTGGTTATTTGGCTGCAAGATTTAACTTGGCAGAAAAAGAATATTTCTATCAAGCATTAGAGCTTTTAATACCTGCAGCCATGGAGAAAAACAAAGAAGCCTTTAAGATTGGATACCGTATGGGAAAGGAGGTCATATAA